Within Mongoliitalea daihaiensis, the genomic segment ATAAAACCATGGTCAGCAGCCAATGGATGTGTATCAAAAGCTGAAATGAAGATTGCTTTTGGAGTATCTGCAGGATTAGCCACAATCCCGTAAGGTCTTTGGATCAGTTGTGGCCAAACACCAGACTTGCACATTTGAGCAATTGCGACTTCTTTGGATACAGACCCAAGATCACCTTCAGAAAACTTGTCAAATGATTCATAACTGATAGTACTATCAGCAAGAATCTTAATCTCCAATAATTTTCTTCGTTCGCCTCTTTTGATCTCTACAATTTCACCCGATACCGGTGCAACATACTGCACGGATTCCATGGCCTTATCAAACAAGATAGGTGTTCCTGCTTTTACAGTATCTCCCTCACTTACAGTTACTTTTGGTCTTTGCAACCCAATGAAATCGGTTGGTTTCAACGCAAAAGTCTTAGCGGGCTTGAATTCTGCAAGCTGCTTTTCAGCCTTACCTACGAGCTTAATATCGAATCCCTTCTTAAGCTTTATTGTTTTTGACATATGATTTTATGAATATATGATCTTTTTAAAAACGCCCCAAATCTAATAAATTCAATCAGTTTATAGAAGATTATTTTGTTATTATTTGTGACTTAGGACACTTACGGAATTTTGAGATTTTGGATACATTAATTTTTACTACACAGCAAAATCGTGCTCCAGCTTCTCTATATGTGTCTTCACTTGTTCCATCAACCACATGGGAGTGGATGTAGCTCCACAGATACCCACAGTTCCTTGATTCTCAAACCAACATGGCTCTAGTTCATTTTCATTTTCCACAAAATAACTTTGCGGATTGACAGACTTACACACCTGATATAAAGCTTTACCATTAGAGCTTTTCTTTCCAGAAACAAAAACGATCACATCGTTTTCTGCTGCAAACTTTGATAATTGCGGTTCACGATTGGAAACTTGCCTGCAAATGGAATCGTTCGCATTGAAATCAACTTCTGTTAAACTCCCTTTCACTGCCTTGATCCGCTCTTCAATTTTTTCTTTCAGCTCATAGAAGCCTTTGGTGCTTTTTGTGGTTTGTGAAAAAAGAGTCACAGGCTTAGTATAATCGATTTTATCCAAATCCTTATCTTCCATCACAACAATGGCTTTCTCCAAGGTTTGCCCGGTCAGACCAATCACTTCTGCATGACCTTTTTTTCCATAAATTACAATCTGACCCCTTTCCTTCTCCATTTTATCAAATGCAGTCTTTACTCTATGTTGCAATTTCAACACAACGGGACAAGACGCATCGATTAGCTCAATATTATTTTCAATGGCCATTTTGTAAGTTTCCGGTGGCTCGCCGTGCGCTCGTATCAAGACTTTGCAGTCACTCAACTCTTGCAATTGATCGCGGTCTATGATTACCAAACCTTTATCGGCAAGTCTTTTGACCTCCATATCATTGTGGACTATGTCGCCCAGACAATATAGTTTGTCAGAAGCCTCCATCTCGTCTTCAGCCATTTTGATGGCAAATTCTACCCCAAAACAATAGCCTGAATTTTTATCTATGGTTACTATCATATCCTACTTTATCTTTCCCAAAACTTCTTGGGCTACTTGTACTATTTTATCCACTTGTTCTTCAAACTTAAGATTGCTAGTGTCAATCTCCACCGCATCCTCAGCTTTCATCAAAGGACTTTCTTTTCTATTGGAATCCGTTTGATCTCGATCAGCCAGATTTTTAATGATATCCTCCAGAACGACTATCTGACCCTTTTCCTCCAACTCCTTTTGTCTACGCAAAGCCCTCACCTCCAAATTAGCAGTCATAAAAACTTTTAATTCAGCCTTAGGAAAGACCACTGTGCCAATGTCTCTCCCATCCATAACAACACCTTTTTCCTTACCAAGTTCCTGCTGTTGAGCAACCAAGGCTTCCCTAACAGCTTTAATAGTACTTACTTCTGACACGTAATTAGACACCCGCATGTTTCTAATATCCTGCTCTACGTTTCTGTCATTAAGGTATGTTTCCTGATAGCCAGTGTCTGGATTGATCTTAAAACGGATGTTCAATTGATCTAAATGAGCATTGACTTCCTGCGGATTGTGAATATCTACGGAATGATCTAAAAAATGCAAAGTGGCAGAGCGATACATTGCACCACTATCGATGTAGGTATACCCAAGCTTTTTAGCCACTGCCTTGGCAGTTGAACTTTTACCACAGCCTGAATACCCATCTATCGCTATTACAATCTTATTCATGAATGAAAAGTAGATCTGTTTTCTTGATTTCAGGCGCAAATATAGTAGATTTAAATCTAATTTTATCGGCAAATGGATGTAATCCTTCGAAATGTAAGGATGTGTATCAATTATGTTAAAAAGTGAATTTCAACAACTTAAAATCTCTTACTTATGAACCCGCTGTTCATTCAAGGCAACCTAGTGGATATTCGAAATAAGACCATCTACACAAGTGAAATCGAAGTGTTTAAAGGTCAAATTGTATCGATAAAAAAAATCCATGAAGATAAAAATTTCCCGTATATACTTCCAGGTTTCATTGATGCACATGTACATGTAGAATCATCCATGCTCGTCCCATCAGAATTTGCTCGATTGGCAGTGGTGCATGGGACAGTAGCGAGCATCTCCGACCCACACGAAATCGCCAACGTATGTGGAATGGAAGGAGTCAACTATATGATTGATAATGGAAAACAAGTACCTTTCAAATTCTATTTTGGAGCTCCATCTTGCGTTCCAGCCACTCCTTTTGAAACCGCTGGTGCTGAAATAACTGTACAGGAAATCCATGATCTCATGGAGCGAAAAGAAATCGTCTACCTTGCCGAAATGATGAATTGGCCAGGGGCTGTCAATCGTGACCCAGAAGTAATGGCCAAAATTGACATGGCGAAAAGGTATGGCAAACCTGTAGATGGACACGCACCGGGACTGAGAGGAGAACTTGCTGTACAGTATGCTTCCGCAGGTATCAGTACTGACCACGAATGCTTCACCTTGGAGGAAGCCTTGGATAAGGTAAAACTCGGGATGAAAATAGCCATTCGGGAAGGCAGCGCTGCCAAAAATTTTGAGGCTTTAATCGATCTGATGGATGATTATCCTGATATGGTTATGTTTTGCTCGGATGATAAGCACCCAGACAACCTTGCCGTTAGCCATATCGATGAATTGGTGAGAAGGGCTGTAGCAAAAGGAAAAAATGTCTTCGATGTTCTTCAAGCTGCCTGCCTGACTCCAATCGATCACTATAAACTAGAAGTGGGTGAACTTCGGGTCAGTGACCCTGCAGATTTCATTCTAGTGGATGACTTGATAAATTTTAGAGTTCAAAAAACCTACATCGGTGGCCGCCTCGTAGCAGCACATGGGACTACATTGATTCAAAAAGCTGACAATCCGATTATCAACAATTTTCAGGCACTGCCAAAGAAAGAACAAGACTTTCAAATTTCAGCAAAGGGAAGTACCGTACGGGTTATTGAAGCATTGGATGGTCAATTAATTACACCAGAAATCCAAGGTGAAATCTTACTAGAAAATGGGTTTGCTGTATCCAATGTCCTTACTGATATTTTGAAGTTGACAGTAGTAAATCGCTACCAAGATAGCAAACCAGCTATGGCTTTTATAAAAAAT encodes:
- a CDS encoding 4-hydroxy-3-methylbut-2-enyl diphosphate reductase, producing MIVTIDKNSGYCFGVEFAIKMAEDEMEASDKLYCLGDIVHNDMEVKRLADKGLVIIDRDQLQELSDCKVLIRAHGEPPETYKMAIENNIELIDASCPVVLKLQHRVKTAFDKMEKERGQIVIYGKKGHAEVIGLTGQTLEKAIVVMEDKDLDKIDYTKPVTLFSQTTKSTKGFYELKEKIEERIKAVKGSLTEVDFNANDSICRQVSNREPQLSKFAAENDVIVFVSGKKSSNGKALYQVCKSVNPQSYFVENENELEPCWFENQGTVGICGATSTPMWLMEQVKTHIEKLEHDFAV
- the cmk gene encoding (d)CMP kinase, which gives rise to MNKIVIAIDGYSGCGKSSTAKAVAKKLGYTYIDSGAMYRSATLHFLDHSVDIHNPQEVNAHLDQLNIRFKINPDTGYQETYLNDRNVEQDIRNMRVSNYVSEVSTIKAVREALVAQQQELGKEKGVVMDGRDIGTVVFPKAELKVFMTANLEVRALRRQKELEEKGQIVVLEDIIKNLADRDQTDSNRKESPLMKAEDAVEIDTSNLKFEEQVDKIVQVAQEVLGKIK
- the ade gene encoding adenine deaminase; amino-acid sequence: MNPLFIQGNLVDIRNKTIYTSEIEVFKGQIVSIKKIHEDKNFPYILPGFIDAHVHVESSMLVPSEFARLAVVHGTVASISDPHEIANVCGMEGVNYMIDNGKQVPFKFYFGAPSCVPATPFETAGAEITVQEIHDLMERKEIVYLAEMMNWPGAVNRDPEVMAKIDMAKRYGKPVDGHAPGLRGELAVQYASAGISTDHECFTLEEALDKVKLGMKIAIREGSAAKNFEALIDLMDDYPDMVMFCSDDKHPDNLAVSHIDELVRRAVAKGKNVFDVLQAACLTPIDHYKLEVGELRVSDPADFILVDDLINFRVQKTYIGGRLVAAHGTTLIQKADNPIINNFQALPKKEQDFQISAKGSTVRVIEALDGQLITPEIQGEILLENGFAVSNVLTDILKLTVVNRYQDSKPAMAFIKNIGLKSGAIASSVGHDSHNIIAVGVDDRSICQAVNELIAVKGGVVAVDGDKTMVLPLPVGGIMSAEDGYEVAKAYTAIDLMAKEMGSTLQSPFMTLSFMALLVIPDLKLSDKGLFNGKEFTFTDLFL